The Misgurnus anguillicaudatus chromosome 21, ASM2758022v2, whole genome shotgun sequence genome includes a window with the following:
- the LOC129452519 gene encoding B-cadherin isoform X1 has protein sequence METVRIVRLGVFIFLCQVLSCGFAEESPCTPGFDSDLFVFKVHREHLHRGKRLGRVTFNTCDGRPRALFQSADKRLDVKTDGSVILKRQVTLYEGHKMFAVHGWDSSGIKHTAFIRVERARHHEDHHLDTAVDVTPQMEALPDDLIVRFPRSSAGLKRQKRGWVIPPLRESENKKGPFPQFLAQIKSDYASETTLTYSITGEGADLPPVGLFTCDRRSGSVYVTQPLDREKKASYKLIAHAVGEGGVKEKPMDIIIDVIDQNDNKPQFTQNPFNGNVPEAAPKDYEFMTVTATDADDPNTDNADLRYSIISQDPPSPNPNMFDINSVTGRIRVIGSGLDREKFPKYTLVLQAADMKGEGYPTTGKAVITVTDSNDNPPQFEQETYTVSVPENQVGVEVAKLTVTDDDDPGSPAWSTNYKIISGDKLGVFNISTGPSQLEGIITTVKPLDYEKTKQYILSVIVENDDPFVGPLPTSTATVTVNVEDVNEPPVFNPKEKHIIKPENVPVGSDLVAFTATDPDIGRAQKLTYRISSDPAGFLSVVEDTGMIKVKKLLDRESIEVKDGKYKAIILAVDDDETARATGTGTLIIELEDVNDNAPYINEREIKICNQEAPPVLLSITDKDLHPNAGPFSVDTHGDTMKNWTAKMNDSATGIELMLKYALEPGVYNVVLRVSDQQKLNQDSTIKATVCDCKGESVVCNDFRAAGLPLSGVLGILGAILALLLLLLLLLLFMRRKSGTKKEPLLPEDDIRDNIYYYDEEGGGEDDQDYDLSVLHRGLDNRPHVFRNDEMPIYTTAPQYRTRPANPDEIGTFIDDNMKAADNDPTAPPYDSLLVFDYEGGGSDAGSLSSLNSSSSGNDQDYDFINEWGPRFKKLADMFGGGED, from the exons ATGGAGACTGTGAGGATTGTACGATTAGGAGTATTTATTTTTCTCTGTCAG GTACTTTCGTGTGGATTCGCCGAGGAGTCGCCATGCACACCTGGATTTGACTCggacttatttgtgtttaaagtgCACAGAGAGCACCTTCACAGAGGAAAAAGACTAGGAAGAGTAA CCTTTAATACCTGCGATGGAAGACCGAGGGCACTTTTTCAGTCCGCCGACAAGCGGCTTGATGTGAAAACTGATGGAAGTGTGATACTGAAGAGGCAGGTGACTCTCTATGAAGGACATAAGATGTTTGCTGTACATGGTTGGGACTCCAGTGGTATAAAGCACACAGCATTTATCAGAGTTGAACGTGCTCGCCATCATGAGGATCATCACTTGGATACTGCAGTGGACGTCACTCCACAG atggaAGCTTTACCTGATGATTTGATCGTGAGGTTTCCAAGGTCTTCAGCAGGTCTAAAGAGACAAAAGAGAGGTTGGGTTATTCCACCGTTGCGAGAATCTGAAAACAAAAAAGGTCCTTTCCCACAATTTCTGGCTCAG ATCAAGTCAGATTATGCTTCGGAAACTACGTTGACATACAGTATCACAGGTGAAGGAGCAGATCTGCCACCTGTGGGTCTTTTCACATGTGATAGACGTTCAGGATCTGTTTATGTGACGCAGCCACTCGACAGAGAGAAAAAAGCTTCATATAAA CTCATCGCTCATGCTGTTGGAGAAGGAGGTGTAAAAGAGAAGCCAATGGATATCATTATTGATGTGATTGACCAAAATGATAATAAACCTCAGTTTACACAAAATCCTTTTAATGGAAATGTTCCTGAAGCTGCTCCTAAAg ATTATGAGTTTATGACGGTCACAGCCACTGATGCAGATGATCCAAATACTGATAATGCTGATCTCAGATACTCGATTATCAGCCAAGATCCACCATCACCAAATCCAAATATGTTTGACATCAATTCTGTAACCGGACGGATTCGTGTGATCGGTTCAGGCCTGGATAGAGAG AAATTTCCCAAATATACTTTGGTCCTTCAGGCTGCAGACATGAAAGGAGAGGGTTACCCAACGACTGGCAAAGCTGTTATAACCGTCACTGACAGCAATGACAATCCACCTCAATTTGAGCAAGAAACG TACACTGTATCTGTCCCAGAGAATCAAGTTGGAGTTGAAGTGGCCAAACTTACAGTTACCGATGATGATGATCCTGGATCACCTGCCTGGTCAACTAATTATAAGATTATCAGTGGTGACAAATTAGGAGTTTTTAATATCAGTACTGGACCCAGTCAGCTGGAGGGAATCATCACCACTGTGAAG CCGCTGGACTACGAGAAGACCAAGCAGTACATTTTGTCTGTGATTGTTGAGAACGATGATCCGTTTGTCGGCCCTTTGCCCACCTCCACCGCCACAGTCACTGTCAATGTTGAGGATGTGAACGAGCCTCCGGTGTTTAATCCAAAGGAGAAGCACATTATTAAACCTGAAAATGTTCCTGTTGGTAGTGACTTGGTTGCTTTTACAGCCACTGATCCAGACATTGGAAGAGCACAGAAGTTAAC GTACAGAATCAGCAGTGATCCCGCTGGCTTTCTCAGTGTCGTTGAAGACACAGGAATGATCAAAGTCAAGAAACTTTTGGACAGAGAATCTATTGAGGTCAAAGATGGAAAATACAAAGCCATCATTCTGGCCGTTGATGATGATG AAACCGCTAGAGCGACCGGCACAGGAACCCTGATCATTGAGCTGGAGGATGTGAATGATAACGCTCCCTATATTAATGAAAGAGAAATAAAGATCTGTAATCAAGAGGCGCCTCCAGTCCTCCTCTCCATCACTGATAAAGACTTACATCCCAACGCTGGACCCTTTAGTGTTGACACTCATGGAGACACGATGAAAAACTGGACTGCCAAGATGAATGATTCAG CAACCGGCATTGAGCTGATGCTTAAATATGCGCTGGAGCCTGGCGTCTACAATGTAGTCCTGAGAGTTTCCGATCAGCAGAAGCTGAATCAGGACAGCACGATTAAAGCCACCGTGTGTGACTGCAAGGGTGAAAGTGTTGTTTGCAACGACTTCCGGGCAGCTGGGTTGCCGCTGTCTGGAGTTCTCGGAATCCTCGGTGCCATCTTGGCTCTGCTGT TACTCCTGCTGCTGCTGCTCTTGTTCATGAGGAGGAAGAGCGGAACTAAAAAAGAGCCTCTTCTTCCTGAAGATGACATCAGGGACAACATCTACTATTATGATGAGGAAGGTGGTGGTGAAGATGATCAG GATTATGATTTGAGCGTGCTGCATCGAGGTCTGGACAACAGACCACATGTCTTCAGAAATGATGAGATGCCTATTTATACCACTGCACCTCAATACAGAACTCGACCTGCCAACCCAGATGAGATCGGCACGTTCATCGATGAC AACATGAAGGCTGCAGACAACGACCCCACTGCACCTCCCTACGACTCCCTGCTGGTGTTTGACTATGAAGGCGGAGGTTCGGATGCCGGCTCTCTCAGCTCTCTCAACTCCTCCAGCTCCGGGAACGACCAGGACTATGACTTCATTAATGAGTGGGGACCACGCTTCAAGAAGCTGGCAGATATGTTTGGAGGCGGAGAGGATTAA